The Streptococcus equi subsp. equi nucleotide sequence ATGCCTTTCGTCATCGAATCATGTTTCCCTTATGTGATGATAAGGGCAATATGATTGCTTTTTCAGGACGTATCTGGGCAAGAGAGGATATAGAAAAGCAGCAGGCCAAGTATAAAAATTCAAGGGCTACGGTCCTATTTAACAAGTCCTATGAGCTTTACCACCTTGATAAGGCCAAGCCGATAATCGCTAAGACTCATGAGGTCTTTTTGATGGAAGGCTTTATGGACGTTATTGCAGCCTACCGGGCAGGCTATGGTAATACTGTTGCCTCTATGGGGACAGCCTTGACGCCAGAGCATGTTAGGCACCTCAAGCAGCTGACACAAAAGGTTGTATTGACTTATGATGGTGACGACGCCGGGCAAAATGCTATTGCCAAGTCTCTTGAGCTGCTGGCAGATTTTCAAGTGGAGATCGTGAAAATACCAAATAGAATGGATCCCGATGAATTTGTTCAGCAGCATTCACCAGAGGCTCTAGCAGAATTGCTCCAGCACTCGCGCATTAGCAGTGTTGAGTTTTTGATTGATCACCTGAAGCCTGAAAATATGGATAACCTGCAATCGCAGATTGCTTATGTGGAGCATATATCACAGATTATTGCTCAAGCACCCTCAATCACCGCACAAAATTCGTATATTAATAAGGTGGCTGATTTGCTGCCGGATTTTGATTATTTTCAGGTGGAGCAATCGGTAAATGCTTTAAGGCTACAAGATAGGCAAAGCTTACAACAAGGACAGGCTAGTCAACCAAAGGCATCTCTGGTGACCTTACCGATTAACAAAAGCATGACAGCCTTGGCTAAAACAGAAAGTCACCTCCTGCATCGCCTGCTTCATCACGACTATTTGCTCAATGAATTTCGTCATCGGCCGGATTTTTATTTTGATACACCAGCCCTTCAGACGCTGTATGAGCAGCTAAAGGCCACAGGGCAGATTACCTCCTATGACCTATCGCAACTGTCTGAAGAGGTTAACCAAGCCTATTACCGGGTTTTAGAGGAAAATCTTCCTGATGAGATAGCTAGCGGTGAGATTGAGGATATTTTATCAAGGCAAATGACATTGCTAAAGCAAAGAGAGCTGCATAGGCAAGGAAAGCAGATTAGGGAATCTAGCAGTAAGGGTGACCACCAGATGGCTCTAGAGGCTTTAGAGCGTTTCATTGCTGAAAAAAGAAAAATGGAATAGAGGAAAATATGGCAAAAGAAAAAGAAATTACAACCTTTAACGTTCAAATTGCGGAGTTTATTCGTCATCATAAAAAGGAAGGAACAGCTACTGATGATGAGGTCACAGAAAAACTCGTGATTCCATTTACCTTAGATGCTGACCAAATTGATGATTTGCTTGAGCGTTTGACAGATGGTGGCATTTCCATTACAGATAAGGAAGGAAATCCCTCATCTAAATACGTCGTTGAAGAGCCTAAGCCAGAGGAGCTGACAGACGAGGAGCTTATCGGAAGTAATTCAGCCAAGGTCAACGATCCTGTGCGCATGTATCTCAAGGAGATCGGTGTGGTGCCGCTGCTGACAAGTGATGAGGAAAAGGTTTTAGCGGTTGCAGTAGCCGCTGGTGATATGGAGGCTAAGCAGCGTCTTGCTGAGGCCAATCTGCGTTTGGTGGTGTCGATTGCAAAGCGTTATGTAGGGCGTGGCATGCAATTTCTTGATTTGATTCAAGAAGGTAACATGGGCTTAATGAAGGCTGTTGACAAGTTTGATTATTCTAAGGGCTTCAAGTTTTCGACCTATGCGACCTGGTGGATTCGTCAGGCCATTACTCGTGCTATTGCAGATCAGGCACGTACCATTCGGATTCCTGTGCATATGGTGGAAACCATTAATAAACTAGTGCGTGAGCAGCGCAACCTCCTTCAAGAATTGGGGCAGGATCCTACTCCAGAGCAGATCGCAGAGCGTATGGAGATGACCCCTGATAAGGTGCGTGAAATTCTGAAAATCGCTCAGGAGCCAGTGTCTCTTGAAACACCAATCGGTGAAGAGGATGACAGTCATTTAGGTGATTTTATTGAAGATGAAGTGATTGAAAATCCTGTTGATTACACAACTCGTGTGGTTCTTCGTGAGCAATTAGACGAAGTGCTTGATACGCTGACAGATCGTGAGGAAAATGTTCTTCGCCTGCGCTTTGGGCTTGATGATGGGAAAATGCGTACATTAGAGGACGTTGGGAAGGTCTTCAATGTCACTCGTGAACGGATTCGTCAAATTGAGGCTAAGGCTTTGCGTAAGCTCCGCCACCCAAGCCGCAGCAAGCAGCTCAGAGACTTCATTGAGGATTAAAAAGGTCCGGTGGACCTTTTTAACGGCGAGCTAAAAATAGGAGACGAGCCCGAAATGCGTTATCTCTCCTTGACGGTGAGTGGCCTATGGTCAACGACTCCAAGCCTAGTTACTGGTTTATGAGATTACCTTTGCTAGCCAGTAGCTAAAGACTAGTG carries:
- the dnaG_1 gene encoding DNA primase, with amino-acid sequence MGFLWGGDGLAIDKEMISQIKHNVNIVDVIGEVVHLSRAGRHYLGLCPFHKEKTPSFNVIEDRQFFHCFGCGKSGDVFKFIEEYRQVPFLESVQIVADKAGMAVTVAPSQTSLSQKQHPHQALIDLHEDAAKFYHAVLMTTKIGQRAKEYLYQRGLDDQLIEYFRIGLAPNEMDYLYQALSKKYTEAQLTASGLFHVSEQSNAIYDAFRHRIMFPLCDDKGNMIAFSGRIWAREDIEKQQAKYKNSRATVLFNKSYELYHLDKAKPIIAKTHEVFLMEGFMDVIAAYRAGYGNTVASMGTALTPEHVRHLKQLTQKVVLTYDGDDAGQNAIAKSLELLADFQVEIVKIPNRMDPDEFVQQHSPEALAELLQHSRISSVEFLIDHLKPENMDNLQSQIAYVEHISQIIAQAPSITAQNSYINKVADLLPDFDYFQVEQSVNALRLQDRQSLQQGQASQPKASLVTLPINKSMTALAKTESHLLHRLLHHDYLLNEFRHRPDFYFDTPALQTLYEQLKATGQITSYDLSQLSEEVNQAYYRVLEENLPDEIASGEIEDILSRQMTLLKQRELHRQGKQIRESSSKGDHQMALEALERFIAEKRKME
- the dnaG_2 gene encoding DNA primase encodes the protein MAKEKEITTFNVQIAEFIRHHKKEGTATDDEVTEKLVIPFTLDADQIDDLLERLTDGGISITDKEGNPSSKYVVEEPKPEELTDEELIGSNSAKVNDPVRMYLKEIGVVPLLTSDEEKVLAVAVAAGDMEAKQRLAEANLRLVVSIAKRYVGRGMQFLDLIQEGNMGLMKAVDKFDYSKGFKFSTYATWWIRQAITRAIADQARTIRIPVHMVETINKLVREQRNLLQELGQDPTPEQIAERMEMTPDKVREILKIAQEPVSLETPIGEEDDSHLGDFIEDEVIENPVDYTTRVVLREQLDEVLDTLTDREENVLRLRFGLDDGKMRTLEDVGKVFNVTRERIRQIEAKALRKLRHPSRSKQLRDFIED